A window of Calditerrivibrio sp. contains these coding sequences:
- a CDS encoding Rrf2 family transcriptional regulator — protein MQVTAQSLYAIYALFYIGRLGYPIKASTISHSTDIPKRFLEITLSKLKSSGILDSKKGPNGGFYLKRPPSEITLLEILSSVESNLNLFECEKYLKNNCVFKELFSSINEKHKQLLNSITLEDILKSQSPGSLDFVI, from the coding sequence ATGCAAGTTACAGCCCAATCATTATATGCGATATATGCTCTATTTTATATAGGTAGGCTTGGCTACCCCATAAAAGCCTCCACCATATCCCACTCCACAGACATACCCAAACGTTTTCTGGAAATCACTTTGTCGAAACTAAAAAGCAGCGGCATCCTCGACTCTAAAAAAGGACCTAATGGAGGTTTCTACCTAAAGAGACCCCCATCAGAGATTACGCTATTAGAGATACTATCTTCAGTTGAAAGCAATCTAAACCTTTTCGAGTGTGAAAAGTATCTTAAAAACAACTGTGTGTTCAAAGAATTATTCTCCAGTATAAATGAAAAACATAAACAATTATTAAACTCTATAACCCTCGAGGATATACTAAAATCACAATCTCCAGGCTCGCTGGATTTTGTAATATAA
- a CDS encoding CPBP family glutamic-type intramembrane protease, which yields MKKLNEKVLSLQNLGYLWLEYFLIFLCAPVGMALLVKVTPLPFILLGGMIAFYLLYNDEHFDKKIFYRLPPLTLEYARILIQVVLFAGLLYYFIAHFTPKYLFFFIRKDIFLWVNIILIYTFLAVYPQEIIYRALIFHRYAPLVKEEKGLIHLSAFAFAFGHVIYLNPFSVLLSLLGGYIFSFTYVRTRSLPLVYLEHLLYGLILYTIGFGNYFYSGFAG from the coding sequence ATGAAAAAGCTGAATGAAAAGGTGTTGTCTTTACAAAATCTGGGGTACTTGTGGCTGGAGTATTTTCTGATATTTTTATGTGCACCCGTTGGTATGGCTCTTTTAGTAAAGGTTACACCGCTACCTTTCATATTGTTGGGTGGAATGATTGCTTTTTATCTATTATACAATGATGAACACTTCGACAAAAAGATATTTTATAGACTTCCACCTCTTACCCTCGAGTATGCTAGGATCTTAATACAGGTTGTGCTATTTGCTGGTTTGCTTTATTACTTTATTGCCCATTTTACCCCCAAATACCTATTTTTTTTCATAAGAAAAGATATCTTCCTATGGGTGAACATTATACTTATATATACCTTTCTTGCGGTATACCCCCAGGAGATTATATACAGGGCACTTATATTTCACAGATATGCACCGCTCGTAAAAGAGGAAAAGGGGCTAATACATCTGAGTGCCTTTGCCTTTGCTTTTGGACATGTAATATATCTTAATCCTTTTTCAGTGCTACTTTCCCTTTTGGGTGGGTACATATTCTCTTTTACTTATGTAAGAACAAGATCACTACCTTTAGTCTATTTAGAGCATCTTTTATACGGGTTGATCCTTTATACGATCGGTTTTGGTAACTATTTCTATTCTGGCTTTGCTGGCTGA
- a CDS encoding DUF362 domain-containing protein, giving the protein MVNRRRFLEIGSFTLAAMAIPLYSKSEIGKSDVYVAESNDHAKAVRAAVEMANGIERFVKKGDVVAIKPNMAWAREPEFAANTNPVVVAEVVRLCYKAGAKEVIVTDNPCDNARNVFSLSKIPLFAQKENANVFIPQSRHYKNMDIGGRFLTDWPVLEVFKKADKVINIPVAKDHASSRVTIGMKNWMGAIGGNRGFLHQNLHQAIYELAAFFKPTLTIVDCTRVMLKGGPTGGDLRFVKELNRVIVSTDVVAADAIASEFLGVNPQDVQYLVMGYKNGLGNIAKTNISMRYEKL; this is encoded by the coding sequence ATGGTGAATAGAAGGAGATTTTTAGAAATAGGTTCTTTTACGCTGGCTGCAATGGCTATCCCATTGTATAGCAAATCAGAGATAGGTAAATCTGATGTATATGTTGCCGAGTCGAATGATCATGCTAAAGCGGTGCGGGCAGCAGTTGAGATGGCAAATGGTATTGAAAGGTTTGTGAAAAAAGGGGATGTTGTTGCAATTAAGCCTAATATGGCATGGGCAAGGGAGCCGGAGTTCGCTGCCAATACCAATCCGGTAGTGGTGGCGGAGGTTGTAAGGTTGTGTTATAAAGCTGGGGCAAAAGAGGTGATTGTAACGGATAACCCCTGTGATAACGCCAGAAATGTGTTCAGTTTATCAAAAATACCCCTTTTTGCCCAGAAGGAGAATGCAAATGTTTTTATCCCTCAGAGTAGACATTATAAAAACATGGATATAGGAGGAAGGTTTCTTACAGACTGGCCTGTCCTTGAAGTATTCAAGAAAGCGGACAAAGTGATCAATATACCAGTTGCAAAAGATCATGCTTCCTCAAGGGTAACGATAGGTATGAAGAATTGGATGGGTGCAATTGGTGGAAATAGGGGTTTTTTACATCAGAATCTACATCAGGCGATATATGAGTTGGCTGCGTTTTTTAAGCCAACATTAACTATTGTAGATTGCACAAGGGTTATGTTAAAGGGTGGTCCAACTGGTGGGGATCTGAGATTTGTAAAGGAGCTCAATAGGGTAATCGTAAGTACTGATGTGGTAGCGGCTGATGCAATAGCCTCTGAGTTTTTGGGTGTCAATCCCCAAGATGTTCAGTATCTGGTGATGGGGTATAAAAACGGTTTGGGTAATATTGCTAAAACAAACATCAGTATGAGATATGAAAAGCTTTAG
- a CDS encoding prolipoprotein diacylglyceryl transferase: MEKLFLAVLALFLTILSYIGIKYFPHERFQFLFAFPYKKLSNGSWLSLNITFYGLFNAIAYTTGSLLGVILMLSVGLKPIQILVTLFLIFVICIPASKLIAKSIEKSKSGFTVGGAVFVGVLISPVAVFVASLYGDWNWAQMLLPTISSMAIAYAVGEGIGRLGCLSFGCCYGKAVDDINHPLLRSFFERFYTIYTGRYKKASYSSNLCNKKTVPVQAAANIIYSIVAFLSIIAYIYGFFVLSTLLVTYTTQLYRFFSEFLRADYRGEGRISTYQKMALLNMLIISFYVFLVNADNPKPDINNALDQLSNGWFILSLIIIFCTTLVYTGVSTATYSIINFRLSSKAIQPAKPE, translated from the coding sequence ATGGAAAAACTTTTTTTAGCTGTGTTAGCTTTATTTTTAACAATATTATCCTATATCGGAATAAAATATTTTCCCCATGAGAGATTTCAATTCCTATTTGCATTCCCCTACAAGAAACTTTCAAACGGCAGTTGGCTATCGTTAAATATCACCTTTTATGGCCTTTTTAATGCTATAGCTTATACGACCGGTTCCCTCTTGGGGGTAATCCTCATGCTCTCTGTTGGTCTTAAACCGATACAGATACTCGTTACCCTTTTTCTGATATTTGTCATCTGTATCCCTGCATCAAAACTAATTGCCAAAAGTATAGAGAAATCAAAATCTGGATTCACCGTAGGTGGTGCTGTTTTCGTAGGTGTTTTGATAAGCCCCGTCGCAGTTTTTGTAGCTAGCCTGTATGGTGATTGGAACTGGGCTCAAATGCTACTTCCTACAATCTCCTCCATGGCGATAGCTTACGCAGTCGGTGAAGGTATAGGTAGACTCGGCTGTTTGAGCTTTGGATGCTGTTATGGCAAGGCTGTAGATGATATCAACCATCCTTTGCTTAGATCTTTTTTTGAAAGATTTTATACAATCTACACAGGTCGATATAAGAAAGCCTCCTACTCATCAAATCTTTGTAACAAAAAAACAGTACCTGTTCAAGCTGCGGCCAACATTATCTATTCCATTGTAGCTTTTTTATCCATAATTGCCTACATCTATGGCTTTTTTGTTTTATCCACACTTTTAGTAACCTATACCACCCAGCTTTATAGATTCTTTTCTGAGTTTTTAAGAGCTGACTATAGGGGTGAAGGGAGAATATCCACCTATCAGAAGATGGCTTTACTGAACATGTTGATTATTTCTTTTTATGTTTTTTTAGTTAATGCAGACAACCCCAAACCGGATATAAACAATGCCTTAGACCAACTATCCAATGGATGGTTTATACTGAGCTTGATCATTATTTTCTGTACAACCCTTGTTTATACTGGCGTGAGTACAGCTACCTACAGCATAATAAACTTTAGGCTTTCCAGCAAAGCGATTCAGCCAGCAAAGCCAGAATAG
- a CDS encoding phosphatidylserine decarboxylase, translating to MRRHCFIDRRSGKMIEEKPLGDKLIHFLYSSVREKAPFIFNLAISKHTTKLLKYIKYNKSLTNNEFLEYCNSLNIDTSELYEVEKIKTIEDLFMRKIRYWETRPMDEDINIIVSPADSKMVVGSLYDDPLLLLKNKFFTIEELLYKIEWIKTFADADYAIFRLTPDEYHYNHLPVSGVVLDHYELDGVYHSCNPEATVAVYTPLSKNRRVVTIIDTDVPNGSGVGIVAFIEVVAMMIGQICQAYSEVKYDDPKPLTTGQFVKKGQPKSVYKPGSSTDLVLFEKGRVTFDEDILLQTRRSDVDSRYSMGFKQPLVEVRVRVRERIATNTKSKH from the coding sequence TTGCGCAGACATTGCTTTATAGATAGAAGATCTGGCAAAATGATAGAAGAAAAGCCTTTAGGTGACAAACTCATACATTTTTTATACTCTTCTGTTCGAGAAAAAGCACCCTTTATCTTTAACTTAGCCATAAGTAAACATACAACGAAACTCCTAAAATACATAAAGTACAATAAAAGCCTAACCAACAATGAGTTTTTAGAATATTGCAATAGCCTAAATATAGATACTAGTGAATTATACGAGGTAGAAAAGATCAAAACCATCGAAGACCTTTTCATGAGAAAGATCAGATACTGGGAAACAAGACCTATGGATGAAGACATTAACATAATCGTTTCCCCTGCAGACTCTAAAATGGTGGTTGGTTCCCTCTACGATGATCCTTTACTATTGCTAAAAAACAAGTTCTTCACCATAGAAGAACTACTCTACAAAATAGAATGGATAAAAACCTTCGCTGATGCAGACTATGCCATCTTTAGACTTACCCCAGATGAATATCATTATAATCATCTACCGGTATCAGGAGTTGTTCTTGATCACTACGAACTTGACGGAGTGTACCACTCATGTAACCCAGAAGCAACAGTTGCCGTTTATACCCCACTATCCAAAAATAGAAGAGTCGTCACAATCATCGACACAGATGTCCCAAACGGTAGTGGTGTAGGTATTGTAGCATTCATCGAAGTGGTCGCCATGATGATAGGTCAGATATGTCAAGCCTATTCAGAAGTCAAATACGATGATCCTAAACCTTTAACTACAGGGCAATTTGTCAAAAAGGGCCAACCCAAATCGGTCTACAAACCGGGTAGCAGCACAGATCTTGTCCTTTTTGAAAAGGGGAGGGTAACTTTCGATGAGGATATCCTCTTACAAACAAGAAGAAGCGATGTGGATAGCAGATACTCTATGGGTTTTAAACAGCCTTTAGTTGAGGTTAGAGTTAGAGTTAGAGAAAGGATCGCTACCAATACTAAAAGCAAACATTAA
- a CDS encoding HDOD domain-containing protein, producing MNDTDKIKTILSDITELPPMPQVAAQVLQIIEKPDFSFADLVAVISKDMSITAAILKLANSPLFGLKVTIQNLTQAISLLGINNLKNLVIALSTKGLFEASKITFFEQKLWEHSVATAIYARLFSIKYHRSIAEEAFIIGLLHDIGQVVLSMYVQKYSLVKELSYAQEVDISQLEKEYLGVDHSMVGSYLLKEWGLPELYIDVVRNHHSVSTSYYQDMAKVIYIANNMVKRYGFSITAGYDKGFDEWYSSLGYPEEEITELEMFFHEIIQSEKEMLKL from the coding sequence ATGAATGATACTGATAAAATAAAAACGATTCTATCAGACATCACTGAATTGCCTCCTATGCCCCAGGTGGCAGCTCAGGTTTTACAGATAATTGAAAAACCTGACTTTAGTTTCGCTGATCTTGTAGCTGTCATCTCAAAGGATATGAGCATCACCGCAGCTATTTTAAAATTAGCAAACTCACCTTTGTTTGGATTAAAGGTGACAATTCAGAATCTCACCCAAGCCATATCCCTATTGGGTATCAACAATCTCAAAAACCTTGTAATTGCGCTATCCACAAAAGGTCTTTTTGAAGCATCAAAAATAACCTTTTTCGAACAAAAACTCTGGGAACATTCCGTTGCCACAGCCATCTATGCCCGGCTCTTCTCTATTAAATACCACAGAAGCATTGCAGAAGAGGCCTTTATAATAGGGCTTTTACATGACATAGGGCAGGTTGTCTTATCCATGTATGTGCAAAAGTATTCCCTCGTTAAAGAGTTATCCTACGCCCAGGAAGTAGATATTTCCCAATTAGAAAAAGAATATTTAGGTGTGGATCACTCAATGGTGGGAAGCTATCTTTTGAAAGAATGGGGGTTACCAGAGTTATATATAGACGTTGTAAGAAATCACCACAGTGTTAGTACCTCCTACTACCAGGATATGGCAAAGGTCATCTACATAGCCAATAACATGGTAAAGCGATATGGGTTTTCCATCACAGCTGGTTACGATAAAGGTTTTGACGAGTGGTATAGCTCCTTGGGCTATCCAGAAGAGGAGATCACAGAACTTGAGATGTTCTTTCATGAAATAATACAATCTGAAAAGGAAATGTTAAAACTATGA
- a CDS encoding 4Fe-4S dicluster domain-containing protein encodes MDPLVALTTLLSTYRLETIFLWSIPFLLFTGVMGRFFCGWVCPMGTLNHIVSMFSKKVDTYRYDLHKLKYYLFILLVTLSLFGINFSGYLDPLSILVKGLSIFILPIVSQIYDVNIFPEVFKNFLFYNVMGRERFYYHQSMFVGLFFLFILGMNLYYKRFWCVALCPLGALYGFIAKFSMFKIRRYNGCSGCQRCDRACYAGQKPSMGEIKSSECMLLFDCLRQCPTGVLKYEKSLPYSKIDLEKRSSIHALMSGFIAVLLIKSGRKDPMRNEHLIRPPGALVESEFLSTCIRCGGCMKVCPENFLQPAFLQAGLEGLWTPVGDPNYGYCLYNCNLCGQICPTGAIKNLPLADKKRFVIGTAYFDKDRCLPYAFGINCMVCEEHCPTAPKAIVFEVGEITTIDGLKKKVHLPKIKPDLCIGCGICQYKCPITDKPAIYITAVKKGGTMGVQ; translated from the coding sequence GTGGATCCGTTAGTTGCTCTTACAACACTTCTGTCCACATACAGGCTTGAGACTATCTTCTTGTGGTCTATCCCTTTTTTGTTGTTTACTGGGGTGATGGGGAGGTTTTTTTGTGGTTGGGTCTGTCCAATGGGGACGTTAAATCACATAGTTAGTATGTTTTCAAAAAAGGTGGATACTTACAGGTATGATCTTCACAAACTTAAGTACTATCTTTTTATCCTATTGGTAACATTATCTCTTTTTGGTATAAACTTTTCAGGCTACCTTGATCCACTGTCTATATTGGTAAAAGGTTTGAGTATCTTTATTTTGCCGATTGTTTCCCAGATTTATGATGTGAATATATTTCCTGAGGTATTTAAGAATTTTCTCTTCTATAATGTGATGGGGAGAGAAAGGTTTTATTATCATCAATCGATGTTTGTTGGGTTATTTTTTTTGTTCATCCTTGGGATGAACTTATATTATAAAAGATTCTGGTGTGTGGCACTTTGCCCTTTGGGGGCATTGTATGGCTTTATTGCAAAGTTTTCTATGTTTAAGATCAGGAGATATAATGGGTGTAGTGGCTGTCAGCGCTGCGATAGGGCTTGCTATGCAGGCCAGAAACCTTCGATGGGCGAGATAAAAAGTTCGGAATGTATGCTCCTATTTGATTGCCTCAGGCAGTGCCCTACTGGGGTTTTAAAATATGAAAAAAGTCTACCCTATTCTAAAATCGATCTTGAAAAAAGGAGCTCCATCCACGCTTTAATGTCCGGTTTTATAGCAGTTTTACTAATTAAATCAGGTAGGAAAGACCCAATGAGAAATGAACACCTTATAAGACCTCCCGGAGCACTTGTCGAATCGGAATTTTTATCAACTTGTATAAGATGTGGTGGTTGTATGAAAGTATGCCCAGAAAACTTTTTACAACCTGCATTTCTACAAGCAGGGTTGGAAGGGCTTTGGACGCCAGTTGGTGATCCTAACTATGGCTATTGTCTTTACAATTGTAACTTATGTGGGCAGATCTGCCCTACGGGTGCTATCAAAAATCTTCCCTTGGCAGATAAAAAAAGATTTGTTATAGGTACTGCTTATTTCGATAAAGATCGTTGTCTACCTTACGCTTTTGGGATAAATTGTATGGTATGTGAAGAACATTGCCCTACGGCTCCTAAAGCGATTGTTTTTGAAGTGGGCGAAATTACCACCATCGATGGCCTCAAAAAGAAGGTGCATCTACCGAAAATAAAACCGGACTTGTGTATAGGCTGTGGTATATGTCAATATAAATGCCCAATAACAGACAAACCCGCGATATATATAACTGCTGTAAAAAAAGGCGGAACAATGGGGGTGCAGTGA
- a CDS encoding FapA family protein produces the protein MDNYFLKRYDIREHLCSLPSGEVYKGIDTQFRRNILIRIVDIFRQTEAVNIQNRFIRHITNASKLTHKNILNVIDYHVDEANRLYEILEYFDIKNSFLNKEILFDMSLNKKLKIATAIVEALDFAHSFKVLHQNLFVDSIYYADDIVKVDNFDLKRFIAKNSFISELGIYSSPPPYVPPEYFSSYEPSVAGDIYQLGCILYFIFCREHPFGDTLNDETILKIKNSDYIDPAYYSDVEVDLAKIINKALSKNPAQRYETVNELFIDLKKIIEKIKDKKYDISTYRFFIQNNRMYIQTNPTAHIDIKDLEERLLNENIYNYDLEKIQSAIHSSTGEPVEIGEVFKKIDNKIFSAFDISVSDDNMECYIKKLTSQRFDPREVLFYLKKNNIRHGHLIDNISKVSTEAEGAIALVAKGSEPTRGEDAYLVFFFEQENRYKPKEDEEGNIDFRNISVIQQVDKGDPLVLKVPATKGIDGFDVYGNIIKATPGNDIKLPGGKNVYVSSDGLKLLSTTDGIVNYDNGKVNVIEMIVIDGDVNFATGNINYKGDVVIKGDVLPDFKVFAGGDIKIKGVVEGAFIESERGSVIISSGVFGKNQTKIKAMKNVKADFVQDAEIIAGDTVEITNYTRNCKINCKNFISYKGVGSVQGSTIEATRMIDINIAGAKNYTRTSLFINQLNKNSIKLQIQDTLEKLDTISKSIGQIKLQIKKIITSYGSLENAILDTEYKTNVEKLKKLESLNAILQEKLQSLQSDMEFLVSDQKEIIIIRRNLFSDVKIRIGNALMVTKDEYETRVVITKNEDDQLVMGSTI, from the coding sequence ATGGATAACTATTTTTTGAAAAGATATGATATCAGGGAGCATTTATGTTCCCTGCCATCTGGGGAAGTTTACAAGGGAATCGATACACAATTCCGTCGTAATATACTTATTAGGATTGTGGATATCTTTAGACAAACAGAAGCTGTAAACATCCAAAATAGGTTCATAAGGCATATCACCAATGCCTCCAAATTAACCCATAAGAATATCTTGAATGTAATAGATTACCATGTGGATGAAGCAAATAGACTTTATGAAATATTAGAGTATTTCGATATAAAAAATAGTTTTTTAAATAAAGAGATATTGTTTGATATGAGCTTGAATAAAAAGCTCAAGATTGCTACTGCTATTGTTGAGGCTTTGGACTTTGCCCATTCATTTAAGGTATTGCATCAAAATCTTTTTGTGGACTCAATATATTATGCTGATGATATTGTTAAAGTAGATAATTTTGATCTTAAGCGTTTTATCGCTAAAAACTCATTTATAAGTGAGCTTGGGATCTATAGCTCTCCTCCACCCTATGTGCCTCCTGAATATTTTTCCAGCTATGAGCCTTCGGTTGCAGGTGATATCTATCAACTGGGTTGTATCTTGTACTTTATCTTTTGTAGGGAGCACCCTTTTGGTGATACATTAAATGATGAAACTATTTTAAAGATAAAAAACTCTGATTATATAGATCCAGCTTATTATTCCGATGTAGAAGTTGATTTAGCAAAAATCATAAACAAGGCATTGTCAAAAAACCCTGCCCAGAGATATGAGACAGTTAATGAGCTGTTTATAGATCTTAAGAAGATTATAGAAAAGATAAAAGATAAAAAGTACGATATAAGTACCTACCGATTTTTCATCCAAAACAACAGAATGTATATTCAGACAAATCCTACTGCCCATATTGATATAAAGGATTTGGAGGAGAGATTACTAAATGAAAATATTTATAACTACGATTTAGAGAAGATACAATCAGCCATACATTCATCCACAGGTGAACCGGTCGAGATAGGTGAAGTTTTCAAAAAGATCGACAACAAGATCTTTTCAGCTTTTGATATCAGTGTCTCGGATGATAATATGGAATGTTACATAAAGAAACTAACGTCCCAGAGATTTGATCCAAGAGAAGTACTTTTTTACCTCAAGAAGAACAATATTCGTCATGGGCATTTGATAGATAATATATCCAAAGTCTCCACTGAGGCTGAAGGTGCCATAGCACTTGTAGCAAAAGGATCTGAACCCACGAGGGGTGAGGATGCTTATCTGGTATTTTTCTTTGAACAGGAAAATAGGTATAAACCTAAAGAGGATGAAGAGGGTAATATCGATTTTAGGAATATAAGTGTTATTCAACAGGTGGACAAGGGGGATCCCCTCGTATTGAAAGTACCAGCAACTAAGGGTATAGATGGCTTCGATGTATATGGAAACATTATTAAGGCTACCCCAGGTAATGATATAAAACTACCGGGTGGTAAAAATGTATATGTCTCCTCGGATGGTCTTAAGCTGCTTTCCACAACCGATGGCATAGTAAACTATGACAATGGCAAAGTAAACGTAATTGAGATGATAGTCATCGATGGGGATGTAAATTTTGCTACTGGAAATATAAACTACAAAGGTGATGTGGTGATAAAGGGGGATGTTTTACCTGATTTTAAAGTCTTTGCGGGGGGAGATATTAAGATAAAGGGGGTTGTTGAAGGGGCCTTTATAGAGTCGGAGAGGGGGTCTGTGATTATCAGCTCAGGTGTTTTTGGTAAAAATCAAACAAAGATAAAAGCTATGAAAAATGTCAAAGCTGATTTTGTTCAGGATGCTGAGATAATTGCAGGGGATACTGTTGAGATCACAAACTACACCAGAAATTGCAAAATAAACTGTAAAAATTTTATCTCCTACAAAGGGGTGGGTTCGGTTCAGGGTAGTACCATTGAGGCTACTAGAATGATAGATATCAATATTGCAGGTGCTAAAAACTACACAAGAACGTCACTTTTTATAAATCAACTCAATAAAAATAGTATCAAATTACAGATTCAGGATACCTTAGAGAAGTTAGATACTATATCCAAATCCATTGGTCAGATAAAATTGCAGATTAAAAAGATCATAACCAGCTATGGTTCCCTTGAAAACGCAATTCTTGATACGGAATATAAGACTAATGTGGAAAAACTCAAAAAACTGGAAAGTTTGAATGCAATCTTGCAAGAAAAACTCCAATCTTTACAATCAGATATGGAGTTTCTAGTGAGCGATCAAAAGGAGATAATCATTATCCGCAGAAATCTGTTTAGCGATGTAAAGATAAGGATTGGCAATGCCCTCATGGTCACAAAGGATGAATACGAAACAAGGGTAGTGATCACCAAAAACGAAGATGATCAATTGGTAATGGGTAGCACTATTTAG
- a CDS encoding alkaline phosphatase: protein MKRREFLKASGFAIAALATSKELFAKKMEPSRGQGIIFMVGDGMPLGVMKGMQTIFSKELSYNSKIYELLKDPKAVLALQNTSSLSSVVTDSAPASVAWSTGSKTLNRVLSTLPDGRNLKTILELAKENGLSCGVVTTTRLTHATPAAWYSHNQNRDNEDDIAIDLLKLQLDVALGGGDRHFSPEGRKDKKDLYAEFMAKGYDVVKNRESLKEKLYSNRPLLGVFSSSHISYYVDRVNDKNIASTQPDLPEMTIAALNRLSKNPKGFILQIEAGRIDHASHANDAWSAMMDCYEFDKTVEVVLDFIKKNPRTLLIITSDHGNSGWGINGTGPEYNDSTEGLFFYKQNKASFEYMIKLMKKQDQKSIKEIFEQYTSTKISPEEADAIFKGLNEKKEYTINDIWYEPEATMGRILAHSKYQSSGEKLSKPAISRRGNVNWTSTNHTAEDQIVIAYGHKAHELGIKSYIDNTDLYFAMSKFLGLKYKNPVMTEEEARSYLKSISMKEWMEHLKLHIS from the coding sequence ATGAAAAGACGGGAATTTCTAAAAGCATCAGGCTTTGCAATCGCAGCTTTAGCAACAAGCAAAGAGCTCTTTGCCAAAAAGATGGAACCATCAAGAGGACAAGGCATTATCTTTATGGTAGGGGACGGTATGCCACTTGGTGTCATGAAGGGTATGCAAACTATCTTCTCCAAAGAGCTTAGCTACAATTCAAAGATCTATGAATTGCTAAAAGATCCTAAAGCTGTATTAGCCCTTCAAAACACAAGCTCCCTTTCCAGCGTTGTAACCGATTCTGCACCTGCATCTGTTGCGTGGAGCACAGGATCTAAAACCCTTAATAGAGTCTTATCCACTTTGCCAGATGGTAGGAATCTCAAAACGATTTTGGAGCTGGCAAAGGAAAACGGCTTGTCCTGTGGGGTAGTAACCACCACAAGATTGACACACGCAACACCAGCCGCCTGGTATTCCCATAATCAGAACAGGGATAATGAGGATGATATAGCCATCGATCTTTTAAAACTACAGCTTGATGTTGCACTCGGAGGTGGTGATAGACATTTTTCACCTGAGGGAAGAAAGGATAAAAAGGACCTTTATGCAGAGTTCATGGCAAAAGGTTATGATGTAGTAAAAAACAGGGAAAGCCTAAAAGAGAAGCTTTACAGCAATAGACCATTACTTGGTGTTTTCAGTTCATCCCATATCAGTTACTATGTGGACAGGGTTAATGATAAAAATATTGCTTCAACCCAACCAGATTTGCCAGAAATGACCATTGCCGCATTAAATAGATTATCAAAAAACCCAAAAGGGTTCATCCTTCAAATCGAAGCAGGCAGAATCGATCACGCTTCCCATGCCAACGATGCCTGGAGTGCGATGATGGACTGTTATGAATTTGATAAAACTGTCGAAGTAGTACTTGATTTTATCAAAAAGAACCCCAGAACACTGCTCATAATAACCTCTGATCACGGTAACTCTGGATGGGGTATCAATGGCACCGGCCCAGAGTACAATGACTCCACCGAAGGATTATTTTTTTATAAACAAAACAAGGCCTCCTTTGAGTACATGATAAAACTGATGAAGAAACAGGACCAAAAATCAATAAAGGAGATCTTTGAACAGTATACCTCCACCAAAATCTCCCCAGAAGAAGCTGATGCCATCTTCAAAGGTCTTAATGAAAAAAAAGAATACACAATAAACGATATTTGGTATGAACCAGAAGCAACTATGGGTAGAATATTAGCCCACAGCAAATATCAGTCCTCAGGGGAAAAATTATCAAAACCAGCTATTTCTAGAAGGGGGAATGTAAACTGGACATCCACCAACCATACCGCAGAAGACCAGATCGTTATCGCCTATGGGCATAAAGCCCATGAACTGGGAATTAAAAGTTATATTGACAACACCGATCTTTATTTTGCCATGTCAAAATTTTTAGGTCTCAAATACAAAAACCCAGTCATGACCGAAGAGGAAGCAAGGTCTTACCTAAAATCTATTTCCATGAAAGAGTGGATGGAGCATCTTAAACTGCATATCTCCTGA